In the Kribbella sp. NBC_00482 genome, one interval contains:
- a CDS encoding cytochrome P450 codes for MVATYLKRWVGNRILSRTTRRGGLDLSKMRMFPSQVSMPLRREGLDPVPELAQVRETEPVHKLAHLFGLNVFVVSGHAEAKAVLADSTNFSNDIRPLVGSDPNKPSEGIGGLGFTDPPDHTRLRKLLTPEFTKRKLARLEPAIERIVNDQLDLMEAKGPVADIVADFAFNVPFLLIADLLGVEESDRDRFRALGPARFDLSGGGIGVFGSASESRDFLFEIVRKQRQNPGDGLIGSIIREQGDDLDDIELGGLADGVFLGGYETSASMLALGTLVLLRDPANFERIRNEPGAVDVIVEELLRYLTVVQVAFPRFARHDQELFGQQVKKGDLVAVSLSGADRDKQVFGADAEDFYPRRTVSSAHLAFGHGMHRCVGAELARMELRAAFTALAHRFPDLSLAVPEEQLRFRDFSIVYGVETLPVRLHATAAEQVAG; via the coding sequence ATGGTTGCGACATACCTGAAGAGATGGGTCGGCAACCGCATTCTGAGCAGGACCACCCGCAGGGGTGGTCTCGACCTGTCGAAGATGCGGATGTTTCCCAGCCAGGTCTCGATGCCGTTGCGCCGCGAGGGGCTCGATCCGGTCCCGGAGCTGGCCCAGGTGCGCGAGACCGAGCCGGTGCACAAGCTGGCTCATCTGTTCGGGCTGAACGTCTTTGTCGTGAGCGGTCACGCCGAGGCGAAGGCCGTGCTCGCCGACAGCACCAACTTCAGCAACGACATCCGGCCGCTGGTCGGCTCGGACCCGAACAAGCCGTCGGAGGGCATCGGGGGTCTCGGGTTCACCGATCCGCCGGACCACACGCGGCTGCGGAAACTGCTGACGCCCGAGTTCACCAAGCGCAAGCTTGCCCGGCTGGAGCCGGCGATCGAGAGGATCGTCAACGACCAGCTGGACCTGATGGAGGCCAAGGGCCCGGTCGCGGACATCGTCGCCGACTTCGCGTTCAACGTGCCGTTCCTGCTGATCGCGGACCTGCTCGGCGTCGAGGAGTCCGACCGTGATCGCTTCCGTGCGCTCGGACCGGCCCGGTTCGACCTGTCCGGCGGCGGTATCGGGGTGTTCGGGTCGGCTTCGGAGTCGCGGGACTTCCTGTTCGAGATCGTCCGCAAGCAGCGGCAGAACCCCGGTGACGGGCTGATCGGTTCGATCATCCGGGAGCAGGGCGACGACCTCGACGACATCGAGCTCGGCGGGCTGGCGGACGGGGTGTTCCTGGGCGGGTACGAGACGTCCGCGAGCATGCTCGCGCTGGGCACGCTGGTGCTGCTGCGCGACCCGGCGAACTTCGAGCGGATCCGCAACGAGCCCGGTGCGGTCGACGTGATCGTCGAGGAACTGCTGCGGTACCTGACCGTGGTGCAGGTCGCCTTCCCGCGGTTCGCCCGGCACGACCAGGAGCTGTTCGGTCAGCAGGTGAAGAAGGGCGACCTGGTCGCGGTGTCGCTGTCCGGGGCGGATCGGGACAAGCAGGTCTTCGGCGCGGACGCCGAGGACTTCTACCCCCGTCGTACGGTGTCCTCCGCGCATCTGGCGTTCGGCCACGGCATGCACCGGTGCGTCGGCGCCGAACTGGCCCGGATGGAGCTCCGCGCGGCCTTCACCGCCCTCGCACACCGCTTCCCGGACCTGTCCCTGGCCGTCCCCGAGGAACAACTCCGCTTCCGCGACTTCTCGATCGTCTACGGCGTAGAGACCCTCCCCGTACGCCTCCACGCAACCGCCGCCGAACAGGTCGCCGGCTGA
- a CDS encoding NUDIX hydrolase has translation MAAGVLFRSSDGRVLLVEPSYKPNWEIPGGAVEADESPWAAAARELVEELGTERPLGRLLVVDHVHAYDGRPDAMVFVFDGGVVTDADVAAFTFTDGEIVSAGLYTLAQANTLGKPMLAHRLEAAVAAVQEGAVVLCEHGERVG, from the coding sequence ATGGCAGCCGGGGTGCTGTTCCGGTCGTCCGACGGGCGGGTGCTCCTGGTCGAGCCGTCGTACAAGCCGAACTGGGAGATCCCCGGTGGCGCGGTCGAAGCTGACGAGTCACCGTGGGCCGCTGCGGCCCGGGAGCTGGTCGAGGAGCTCGGCACGGAACGACCTCTAGGGCGCCTGCTAGTCGTCGACCACGTGCACGCGTACGACGGACGGCCGGACGCCATGGTGTTCGTCTTCGACGGAGGTGTCGTGACCGACGCCGACGTCGCGGCCTTCACCTTCACCGACGGCGAGATCGTGTCGGCTGGCCTGTACACGCTGGCGCAGGCCAACACCCTCGGCAAACCCATGCTCGCCCACCGCCTCGAAGCCGCGGTCGCCGCCGTCCAGGAGGGTGCCGTCGTACTTTGCGAGCACGGCGAGCGGGTGGGTTAG
- a CDS encoding TIGR03619 family F420-dependent LLM class oxidoreductase has protein sequence MRFAVSYSTPAYGMDPDRLVRFARRAEECGFEGLYVPEHVALYRGASFGGFEIPTDLPYGDPLELLGFVAASTERLLLGTAVLLLPYHHPVVLAKRLATLDVLSKGRMRLLTVGLGSLPGEARAVGVDFASRGRRTDEAIDVLRLLWSGDRVSYSGEFFEFEDLSSFPHPLAPLPIHIGGSSRAAARRAATRGDGYFPGGALTPAERATQWKLATSTRDDLEYTRWGSIDLTPEAVASYESQGVTRLVVTTPDPEDLTHFAQRFQLT, from the coding sequence GTGAGATTCGCGGTGAGTTACAGCACGCCGGCGTACGGGATGGATCCGGACCGGCTGGTCCGGTTCGCGCGGCGCGCTGAGGAGTGCGGGTTCGAGGGGTTGTACGTTCCGGAGCACGTGGCGCTGTATCGCGGCGCCAGCTTCGGCGGGTTCGAGATCCCGACCGATCTGCCGTACGGCGATCCGCTCGAGCTCCTCGGGTTCGTGGCAGCGTCCACGGAACGGCTCCTGCTCGGGACGGCCGTGCTGTTGCTGCCGTACCACCATCCGGTGGTGCTGGCGAAGCGGCTGGCGACCCTCGACGTGCTGTCGAAGGGGCGGATGCGGCTGCTGACCGTCGGCCTGGGAAGTCTGCCTGGCGAGGCTCGGGCGGTGGGTGTGGACTTCGCGTCCCGCGGACGACGTACGGACGAGGCGATCGACGTACTGCGGCTGCTCTGGTCAGGTGATCGCGTCAGCTACTCGGGTGAGTTCTTCGAGTTCGAGGACCTGAGCAGCTTCCCGCATCCGCTGGCGCCGCTGCCGATCCACATCGGCGGCTCCAGCCGAGCCGCAGCCCGCCGCGCCGCGACACGAGGCGACGGCTACTTCCCAGGCGGAGCACTAACCCCAGCCGAACGCGCCACCCAGTGGAAGCTGGCCACGTCAACCCGCGACGACCTCGAGTACACCCGCTGGGGCTCCATAGACCTAACCCCAGAAGCCGTAGCCTCCTACGAATCCCAAGGCGTCACCCGCCTGGTCGTAACCACCCCAGACCCAGAAGACCTAACCCACTTCGCCCAACGCTTCCAGCTGACCTAA